In Cytophagia bacterium CHB2, the DNA window ATGAAGAGCGGGCGTTCTGCCGGTGGCACACGGCTCAGCATCGGGCGGTTGACTTCATCCTTCAAGCGGCGAAACAATTCGTCGGGATGGCAGCGCAAATAAATCACCAGACCCTGCGCCAGAACCGGCCAGGCGCTTTCTTGCGCCGGCGTACCGCCGCCTAGCGCAATCACGGTTTTGTGATGCGCGAGCAGGTTTTGCAACAACCTCACCTCCACTCCGCGAAAATAAGGCTCACCGCGCTCCGCAAAAATTTGCTCGATCGGCATGCGTTCGTGCCGCACAATTTCTTCATCCAAGTCGATGAAGCGCCAACCAAGCTGCAACGCCAGCAAGCGTCCAATCGTGCTTTTGCCGCTTCCCATGAAGCCAACCAAAAAAACGTGATTTATCGGTTTTGACGTAACCAAGCTGTCCATCGTTCGTGAATTTCCTGCATCGAGTCGCCGCCGAACTTTTCAAGCATTGCATCCGCGAGCACCAGCGCCAGCATTGCTTCGCCGATGACGGCGGCAGCCGGCACGGCGCAAACATCCGAGCGTTCGATATGCGCTTCTGCTGGTTCTTTGGTATGAATGTTAACTGAATCCAGCGGCCGCATCAAGGTTGAAATCGGCTTCTTTGCGACGCGCACCACCAGCGGCTCGCCGTTGGTGATGCCGCCTTCCAAACCGCCGGCATTGTTTGACGCCCTAAAATAACCGCGTTCGTCCGAATAGTAAATTTGATCGTGAACCGCGCTGCCCCAGTTTCGCCCCGCATCAAAGCCATTGCCGATTTCGACGCCCTTGATTGCCGGAATGCTCATCATGGCTGCGGCCAAACGCGCGTCCAGCCGGCGATCCCACTGCACATGACTGCCGAGTCCCACCGGCAGATTGAGCGCGGCAACTTCGAAAATGCCGCCTACCGTATCGCGGTTTCTTTTGGCTTGATCGATAAGCGCAATCATTTGTTTCTCAGCCTCGCCATCGAGGCAGCGCACCGATGACGCTTCCGTGCGAGAGGCGATTTCCGTCAGCGGCACATCAAAATCAATCTTGCCGATATTCATAAAAGAATAACGGCTCTGCGCTTGTTGAATCTGCACAACATGACTGATGATCCGAATATCAAAGGCTTCGAGGAATTTTCGCGCCGCCGCGCCGAGCGCCACGCGCATCGCGGTTTCACGCGCGCTGGCGCGCTCCAGCACATTGCGCAAATCATCGGTTTGATATTTGACGCCGCCGGCAAGGTCAGCATGCCCGGGCCGGGGAATTTCGACCGGCGGAATTTGGCTGGTGACGGGCGTGACCGACATCTTGGTTTGCCAATTCTGCCAATCGCGATTCTCGATGTGCAGCGCCAGCGGCGTTCCCAAGGTTTTGCCGAAGCGCACACCGCTGAGGATTTGTGCGTAATCCTGCTCGATGCGCATGCGGCCGCCCCGGCCATAACCCTGCTGCCGGCGATGAAGCTGCTGCGCGAGATAAGCTTCATCGATTTCCAAACCGGCTGGCAAACCTTCCAATATACCGACAAGCGCCTGGCCGTGCGATTCACCGGCGGTAAAATAACGTAGGTGGCTCATGAGCACATCAGCAATTCAACGAGTATCTGAATTTTGCGCGCGTTTTGCGCCCACCTCCGCCTGCGATTGAAATCGCAGGCTAAGTTTTGTAATCCGTCTGAAGGCGGATGTCGCCCAACGGTGAGAGGCGCATTCATGCGACTTTCACATCTTGGCCTGTGGATTCATCCACAGGCACAATGCAAAATTCAGGGAGTAAACAACGTTTTTTTGGTTCGGACAAAAGTACTGATTTGTGTTCTCGAAAGCAAGGTCGGGCTTGCGCCCGGGCATTTCCGTCACTACATTCAAACCAGCAACGAACCTGATCACCGCGTGCGTATGCTGACTTTTTATTGCTGATCCCTGAGTTCAAAAATCAATTCATCTCCGTGAGATTGCAACACGCGGCGGAGCGACCTGCCGGCGGAACGGTCACTCAAAAAAATTTATGGCCGACACCTCAACAATCGAAACGCAACCCGACTCTTCATCCATCAAAAATTCAACGCTGCGGCCCGGCGCCGTCATTGCGCTGATTGCCTCGATGCTGCTGGTTGGCACGAGTTTCGGCGCGGTTGCGCCGTTGGTGTCCTCCCTGCTGGAAACGCGCGGATTCAATGAATATTTTACCGGCGGCGTTTCTGCCATGCTTGCGGTGGCAATTGCAGTATTCAGTCCCGCGGTGGGCAAACTGGTGGAACGCGTCGGCTCGCAACGGATCAACTTTATTGGATTGCTTGGCCAGGCGCTCGGGTTTGCTGGGCTTGGACTCGCACTCGCCTACTATGAACCGCTGCTTTTCTTGGTGAGATTTGAGTTGGGCGCGGCGGCAAACATGACGTTCATCGCCGCCGAGGTGGCGCTTTTGCGCGGCGTCGCCGCGGCGATTCGCGGCCGGGTGATGGCAGCTTACGGCTCGTCGCTTGCCGTCGGCTTTTCCTCAGGAGTGTTCTTTAGTGACTGGGCTTATGATCGTATCGGATTATGGTGTTTCGGCCTGGTTGCAGCGGCTGCTCTTTTCATTGCGCCGATTGCCTGGTGGGGCATGCGCGGGGCGATTGGAAAACCCTCTCCTCACGTTGCGTCACAAAATTCAGATGTTCCTGCTTCTC includes these proteins:
- a CDS encoding shikimate kinase → MDSLVTSKPINHVFLVGFMGSGKSTIGRLLALQLGWRFIDLDEEIVRHERMPIEQIFAERGEPYFRGVEVRLLQNLLAHHKTVIALGGGTPAQESAWPVLAQGLVIYLRCHPDELFRRLKDEVNRPMLSRVPPAERPLF
- the aroC gene encoding chorismate synthase, with product MSHLRYFTAGESHGQALVGILEGLPAGLEIDEAYLAQQLHRRQQGYGRGGRMRIEQDYAQILSGVRFGKTLGTPLALHIENRDWQNWQTKMSVTPVTSQIPPVEIPRPGHADLAGGVKYQTDDLRNVLERASARETAMRVALGAAARKFLEAFDIRIISHVVQIQQAQSRYSFMNIGKIDFDVPLTEIASRTEASSVRCLDGEAEKQMIALIDQAKRNRDTVGGIFEVAALNLPVGLGSHVQWDRRLDARLAAAMMSIPAIKGVEIGNGFDAGRNWGSAVHDQIYYSDERGYFRASNNAGGLEGGITNGEPLVVRVAKKPISTLMRPLDSVNIHTKEPAEAHIERSDVCAVPAAAVIGEAMLALVLADAMLEKFGGDSMQEIHERWTAWLRQNR
- a CDS encoding MFS transporter; the encoded protein is MADTSTIETQPDSSSIKNSTLRPGAVIALIASMLLVGTSFGAVAPLVSSLLETRGFNEYFTGGVSAMLAVAIAVFSPAVGKLVERVGSQRINFIGLLGQALGFAGLGLALAYYEPLLFLVRFELGAAANMTFIAAEVALLRGVAAAIRGRVMAAYGSSLAVGFSSGVFFSDWAYDRIGLWCFGLVAAAALFIAPIAWWGMRGAIGKPSPHVASQNSDVPASPLAWRSLWLSLFGAIVFGALDMAIAGTYPVEGQRLGLTRSEAMNIVGFTALGMVFSQPLCGWLADKFGARKTLTGIGIFGILCCIAAGVLSQRVLAGEKIWATVAFVGIGVGVGGTYPVSLKILGDRTPADKLPIANARFSMLYGYASLFGPILSAFAIDVMESFGYLGWAVPGLSGVTMAILLALVMWDRKLNS